GTCATCGTCACCGACTTCCTCGATCTGCCGGGCAAGCCCGATGGCATGGCGATCGCGGGCGATGGCAGTTTCTGGGTGGCGATGTGGGGCGCTGGCGAGGTCGTGCGGATCGCGCCGAATGGCGCCTGCGTACAGCGCGTGCGGGTGCCGGCCCCGCACGTCGGCAGCGTATGCATCGGCGCCGGTGGTGAGCTGTTTGTCACCACGGCGCGGGCGCGCTTGAGCGAGGCCGCGCTGGCGGCTTCACCCGGGTCGGGCGGGCTGTTCAAGGTCCAGGTCACCGCGTCCCCGCCTGCGCGGGGATGACGGCGACCGCTGACTACTTCCAGGTCCTGCGCAGGGGATGTGCCTCGGTGTTGAGGACCACCTTGCCAGGATCGAGCGTCTTCGCTGGCGCGAACAGCAGGTAGAAGTACTTGAACGTCTCGGCCAGCACGAAGCTCTCCATGTCGTCTTCCTTCTCCTTGGTCACCACGCTCTTGAGCGTGGCGAAGCCCGAGTCGGTGCGCGTGTAGCGGACGAAGTCCTCGAACATCTCCTGGCCCATCGCCTGGTACTGCTTGTCGCCGGTCAGGCGGTGCAGGTACCACGCCGACTCGATGATCTCCGGGCGCAGCGGATAGCCGGCATGCGTCACCTCGCCCTTGCGGTAGTCGTACTGTTCCGGCTCGATCCCGTGCACGCGCCACATCGTGAACGACGATGCCTGCAGCCGGCGTGCGCGGTCGACGTCGCCCGAGTACGCCAGCAGCCCCGGGTAGAACGCGTCGAGCGCGCCGTACAGGCTGCCAAGCCGCTTGCCGGTGTTCATGTCGACGTGGCCGACCCACAGCGCGCCGTTGACCTCGTCCGGGTAGTAGCGGTTGGCCGCGGCGATGCTGGTCTTCCACATCGCCAGGCAGTCGCGGTCGCCGAACAGCTTCCAGCACTTCCACAGGTACTCGTAGTACGAGTCGATGCGGGCGCCGACGTGGCTGCGCGTCTGCGTCCACTTGCCGCTCTCGACATCGAAGCGCTCGCCGACCAGGCCGATCTTCGAACGACGCTCGTAGGTGGCGACCAGGGCGCGCTTGGCCTTGTCGTAGAACACCGGGTTGCCGGTGAGCTTGCTGAGCGTGCCGTACTCGAGCAGCAGCGTGCCGGCTTCGGCGGGGTTGCTGTCGTTGCCGTGGGCCTTGCCGGTGCGCAGGTTGACGTAGACGTACGGCAGGCCGGTCGGCGAATCGAACGCCGGCAGCATGCGCGTGCCGAGGTCTTCGGCCAGCTTGAGCAGGCGCTCGTCGCCGCTGAGCTGATAGCCCGACAGCAAACCGCCAAGCAGCCGGATCACGATCTCGAAATGCTTGACGTCGATGTCGCGGTCGAACGACAGCTGCGTGGCGATCAGCTCGCGCGCGTCGCGGGCTTCGTCGTCCAGGCCCATCAGGATCATCGTGTCGAGCGCGTCGACCGGCGTCATCAACAATGACTGGCCGTACCAGTCGTGCGGTGCGTTGCTCAGCGGCTTGAGACCGTCATGGCCCAAGGCGTGCTCGCGGTAGCCGCGCCAGGCGTGCAGGAACTCGGCCTTGACGCGCTCGGCGCTCTGCGCGGCCTGGGCCTGGGTGAGTACGGGCGGCGTCGCGGGCTTCTTCAGGGTGGGAGAAGCCTCGACGCCGACCGTGGGGAACAGCAGCAAGGACAGCAGCAGCGGACGAAGGTTGGTCACGCGTCAGTCTCCGGCGCGTGCGCGCGCAGCAGGTGGAGGACGTCGTAGCACGCGCCCATGGTGTGGTAGTCGGTCTTTCCGGCCGGGCTCTTCTCGTCGCTGTACTTGCGGTTGTTGCGATCGAGGATGCGGTACCAGGCGCCTTGGTCGTGGTCGATGAAGTAGCGCCATGCGTAGTCCCACAGGCGCTGGTACCAGTCCCAGTAGCGGTCGTCGCCGGTGGCCTGCGCCAGCCGTGCCGCCGCGGCGAGCGATTCGGCCTGCACCCAGAAGTACTTGTCGTGGTCGCAGACCGGGTGGCCGGCTTCTGGCGAGAAGCCGTAGAACAAACCGCCGTGGCGCGCGTCCCAGGAGGCGGTGACCGCCGTGTCGAACAGGTGCGCCGCACGCTCGCGCAGCCACGGTGCGGCCACGCCGCGCTCGCGCAGGTGGGAATCGAGGATCAGCAGCAGCTTGCTCCACTCGGTCTGGTGACCGGGCTGGAACCCCCACGGACGAAAGAGGTGTTTTGGATCGTCGCGGTGGTAATCCCAGTCGATGTTCCAGTCGCGGTCGTAGTGCTCCCAGACCAGGCCGCCGGCGTGCGCGGCCTGGCGCCGCGTCATGTGGTCGGCCAGCGCAAGCGCACGCTCGAGGTAGCGCGGCTGGCCGCTGGCCTCGAACGCGGCCAGCATCGCCTCGCACATGTGCATGTTGGCGTTCTGGCCGCGGTAGCTGGAAAAGTTCCAGTCGGCGTCGGCCTCGTCGCGGTAGAGCCCGTGCGCGGGTTCCCAGAAGCGCGATTCCAGCAGTTCCCAGGTCTCGTCCATCCACGGCGCGGCCTCGCTGATGCCTGCTTTGAGCGCGGTGGAGTAGGCGAGCAGCACGAAGGCGACGCCGTAGCAGTGGTTGGTGCGGTCCTCGGCGACGCCGTCGCGGATCGTCCAGGCGTAGCCGCCGCTGCGTGGGTCGCGGTGGACCTCTCGCAGGTAGCGCAGGCCGTGGCGGGCGACGTCCAGATACTCGGCGTTGCCGAACTCGCGCGCCGCCATCGCGTAGTTGAAGACGAAGCGCGTGCTGCTCACCAGGTGCCGGTGGGCGGCGTCATAGACGCTGCCGTCGTCGCGGAAGTAGTGGAAGAAGCCACCGGCCGGATCGATCGCGCGCGGATGGTAGAACGTCATCGTCGCGGCGATGTGCGCGCGCAGGAAGTCCTGGCTGCGGAAGTCGGGCGGGGAAGGGGGAATGCGGCTCATGGTTCCGTCCTTGCAATGGGTCGCAGGAGTTGATCGAGGTCGTCGCGGCCGGGCATGGCGGCAAACGCGCCGTGGCGCGTGGTCGCCAGCGCGCCACCGGCTGCGGCGTGCCGGAGTGCGTCGGTGAGCGCGACGCGGTCGTCGAGCAGCGTCACCAGACTGTCAGCCCCGGCGCCGCGTTCGACCAGCCGGTGCAGCAGCGCGCCGACGAACGCATCGCCGGCGGCGGTGGTGTCGATGACCGTGACGGCGAACGTCGGCGCGACGCCATCGGCATCGCGCGTGAACCAGCGCACCGGCTGGCCGCCGTCGGTGATGAGCACGCACTTGGCGTGCCCCTGCCACAGACGGCGCAGCATCGCCTTCTCGTCGCCAGCGCGGCGGATCAGGAAGTCGGCCTCGCTACGGCAGAGCTTCACCAGGTCGGCCTGCGCGAGTGCATCCCACAGGCGCGGCGCCGGGTCGACGCCTTCGGGCCACAGCGACGGACGCAGGTTGAGGTCCATGCTGACCATCGCCCCGGCCTCGCGCGCCAGGCGCATGCCGGCGAGCGTGGTGGCGGCGATGTCGGCTTCGGTGAGGCTGTTGGAGCACACGTGCAGCACGGCCGCATCGTCGAAGCAGGTCGGGTCGAAGTGCTCCTCGCGGAACAGCAGGTCGGCGGCCGGCGGGCGGTAGAAGCTGAAACTGCGCTCGCCATCGGCATCCAGCGAGACGAAGGCCAGCGCGGTGCGCGCCGCGGACGTGTGCACGGCGTAGCGCGTGTCCACGCCCATCGCGCGCAACTGCGACATCAGGAACTCGCCGAACATGTCGGCGCCGAGCATGCCGACGAAGCGCGAGTTGCCGCCCAGGCGCGCCACCGCGGCGGCGACGTTGGCAGGCGCGCCGCCGGCGTACTCGGCGAACTGGCGTGGCTGCCCGGCCACTGGCGGAACCGCGAGGAAATCGATCAGCGCCTCACCGAAGCAGGCGATGGCGGTACGGCCATTCACCGCGCTCATGGCGTGGTCACCGCCGGTGCCAGCACCGTCGTTTCGGCGCGTCGTGCACCACGGAAGCCGTACCAGGCAATGTAGACGTAGCACAGCAACGGCAGCACGAAGGCGTGCTGGATGCCGATGCGATCGGCCAGCACGCCCTGCAGCAGCGGCACGACCGCGCCGCCGACGATGGCCATCACCAGCAGGCTCGACGCCTTGCTGGTCAGCGGCCCGAGACCGTCGATGCCAAGGGTGAAGATGGTCGGGAACATGATCGAGTTGAACAGGCCGATGGCGATCACGCTCCACATCGCGACCGGACCTTCGTTGAGCATGGTGGTCGACAACAGGGCGATGGCGACCATCGCGAACAGGCCGAGCAGGATCCGCGGCTCGATCCTGCGCAGCAGCGCCGAGCCGATGAAGCGGCCGACCATCGCCGCGCCCCAGTACCAGGCCACGTACCTGGCCGCCGATGCCTCGCTGATCGCGCCGATGCGGGCATCGGTGATGTAGTTGATCAGGAAGCTGCCGATCGCCACCTCGGCGCCGACGTAGAGGAAGATGGCCGCCACGCCGAAGCGCAGATGACCATGGCGCAATGCCTCGGCAAAGGTATGGCGACGATCGTCAGCGCGTTCGGTCGCCTCGGTCAGCGCAGGCAGGCGGAACACGACCACGAACGCCGCCAGCAGGAACAGGCCCAGCGCGATGCCGACGTACGGCATCTGCACCGATTCGGCCTGGGTCACGCGGTAGGCGGTCTGCTGCGCTTCGGTCATCAGCGCCAGCTCGGCGCCACCGATCACCACGCCCGACAGGATCAGCGGGCCGACCAGCAGCGGGCCCAGCGTGTGGCCCAGCGAGTTCAGCGCCTGCGCCAGCGTCAACCGGCTCGACGCCGTCTGGCCGTCTCCTAGCAGCGCGATGTACGGATTGGCCGATACCTGCAGCAGGGTGATGCCACTGGCGAGCACGAACAGAGCGAACAGGAACAGCGGATACGACGGAATCCTCGCCGCCGGGAAGAACAGCAACGCGCCGGCGCCCGCCACGCACAGCCCGATCACGATGCTGTGCTTGTAGCCAAACAGCGACACGACCTTGCCGGCCGGCAGTGACATCAACAGGTAGGTGCTGAAGAAGGTGAACTGGATCAGCATCGTCTGCGCGTAGTTCATCTCGAACACGGCTTTCAGGTGCGGGATCAGCACGTCGTTGAGGCTGGTCAGCGCGCCCCAGGTGAAGAAGATCGTCGTCAGCACCGCGATCGCGGCGGTCGAGGACAGGTTGCGTCTGCTCATGCGTTGTCCCCTGGTGAGGCATTGAGGCTGCTCGCGCGCAGCTTCAGCTGCACGGGCGCGATGGTGGCGGTGGAGGGCGCGGACGGATCGCGCAGGCGTTGCAGGATCAGCTCGGCGGCCTGGCGGCCGCGCGCGCGCGGATCCACCGCGACGGTGGTCAGCGGCGGTGCGCTGACGGCGGCTTCGGGGATGTCGTCGAAGCCGGTGACGGCGAAGTCGTGACCGGCGCGGCGACCGCGCGTGGCCAGTCCTGCCATCAGCCCAAGCGCGACCGCGTCGTTGTAGCAGACCGCCGCGGTCGGGGCGGGGTCGCGCACGAACAACGCGCCGGTCTGGCGCGCTGCTTCCAGCCGTGTCGGCGCGCACTCGACCAGCCACTGCGGCTCGGGCGTGATGCCGGCTGCTACCAGCGCCTCGCGATACCCCTCGCGACGCTGATGGCACGAGCTTGAATCCTGGTGTCCGCCGAAGAAGGCGATGCGGCGATGGCCCTGCGCCAGCAGGTGCTCAGTGGCCATGCGCGCGCCACGCACGTTGTCGAGCGAGAGGAAGTCCCAGTCGGCGCCAAGTTCGCGGTTGAACACCAGCGTCGGCGTGTGCACGCCGAGCAAGCCACGCAGGCGCGCACCGTCGCTGCCTTCGGCGGGCGAGAGGATGATGCCGGCCGGGTCGTGCTCGAGCAGGGAGGCAAGCACCGTCTGCTGACGTTCGGCCGATTCGCCGGTGCTGCCGAGCAGGGTGACGTAGCCGGCGGCGGCCAGGGCCTCGTCGACGCCCGCCGCGAACTCGGCGAAGAACGGGTTGGACAGGTCGTTGATGACCAACGCCACGGTCGAGGACACGTTGCGGCGCAGGTTGGCGGCGCCGCGGTGATAGACGTAGCGCTGGCGCTTGAGTTCGGCCTCGACCCGCGCCCGCGTCTCGGCATTGACCAGCGGGCTGCCGCGCAGGACCAGCGAGATCGTCGCCCGCGACAGGTCGCAGGCGTTGGCGATGTCGGCCAGGGTTACCCGGGCGCGGGGTCGCACCGGTGGGGTCATCGCGGGGTTCCGGAGGGCATCGGGCGGCAATTTGGATCGTTCTAAATTGCGCACATCCTGCGCCCGGGGCCGGAGCAGCGCATTCTGCAGCGCAGCATGAAGTGGCTTCGGTCGCGTGCTAGGTTGCCGCGGTTTAGAACGATCCAAATTTCCGTCCGCCAGCGCCACGGACCCAGGAGCAACCATGCCCCGCCTTGCCCGCCAGACCACCCCTTCGCCCGCCGTCCCGCGCCGCCTGTTCCTGCTGTCGGCGCTGTGCACCTGGGCGATGGCCGGCATGGTCGTCGCCGCCCCCGCGACGAGACCCGATGCCGCCGCCGCCCGCGCCTACGCCTCGGTCGACCCCTTCATCGGCACCGGCGGCGAAGGCCACACCTTCCCGGGTGCGGTGGTGCCGTTCGGCATGGTCCAGCTCAGCCCCGACACCCAGATCAAGTCGCGCAAGGAAGGCTACGGCTGGGCCGCCGGCTACCGTTACGACGACAACACGATCACCGGTTTCTCGCACACGCACTTCTCCGGTACCGGCCACTCCGACCTCGGCGACGTGCTGGTGATGCCGATTGCCGGCGAGGTGAAGCTCGAACGCGGCGACGCAAGCAAGCCCGGCAGCGGCTACATGTCGCGTTTCAGCCACGACGGCGAGATCGCCCAGCCCGGCTACTACGCGGTGACGCTGCAGGATTACGCGATCCGCGCCGAACTGACCGCCAGTGCGCGCGTCGGCGTGCACCGCTACCGGTTCCCGAAGGGCAAGCCGGCGCACGTGCTGGTTGACCTGCGCACCAGCATGTACGACTACCCCGGCAAGGTGCAGTGGTCGCGGTTGCGCCTGCGCAGCGACGACACCGTCACCGGCTTCCGCGAAACCCGCGGCTGGGCGCCGGGCCGACAGCTGTACTTCGCCATGCGCTTCTCGCAGCCGGTCAGTGGTCACCAGTTCCACGACACCGAGCAGGACGTCCCCTACAAGGGCTTCCCGCCGCCGGGCGAAAAGGACCCGCGCCAGCGTGCGCAGATCGAAGGCCGCCAGCTGGTCGGCGCCTTCGACTTCGACGCAGCCGCCGGCAAGTCGATGGTGGTGAAGGTCGCGATCTCGCCGGTGAGCGAGGACAGCGCCATCGCCAACCTCGACGCCGAAGTCCCGGGCTTCGACTTCGACGGCGTGCGCAGTGCTGCCAAGGCGCAGTGGATGCAGGCGTTGGGCGCAGTCGACATCGATGCCCCCGAAGCGCAGCGCCGCAGCTTCTATACCGCGCTGTACCACACGCTGATGGGCCCGAGCCTTTTCATGGACAGCGACGGACGCTACCGCGGCCCGGACAATGCCGTGCACCAGGCCAAGGGCTTCACCCACTACTCGACGTTCTCGCTGTGGGACACCTACCGCGCACTGCATCCGCTGCTGACGCTGGTGCAGCCTGAGCAGCGCAACAACGACTTCGTCAACTCGCTGCTGGCCTCGCATGACCACAGCCCGTATGGCGTGCTGCCGGTGTGGGCGTTCCACGGCCAGGAGACGTGGTGCATGATCGGCTACCACGCCGTGCCGGTGATCGCCGATGCCTACATGAAGGGCATCCGCGGCTACGACACCGACAAGGCGCTCAAGGCGATGGTCGACAGCGCCAGCTACGGCCCCTACGACGGCATCGCCCAGTACATGCAGCTGGGCTACGTGCCGATCGACGAGGAAGGCGAGGCGGCGTCGAAGACGCTCGAGTACGCATTCGACGACTGGACCATCGCGCGCATGGCCGAGTCGATGGGCAACAAGGACGTTGCCGACCGGTTCGGCAAGCGCGCCGCCAACTGGCGCCATGCCTTCGACGAAAAGACCGGGTTCATGCGTGCGCGCAAGCGCGACGGCAGCTTCCGCGAACCCTTCGACGCCACCGCCAGCGGCTACGGCAGCGACTACACCGAAGGCAATGCCTGGCAGTACTCGTGGTACGTGCCGCAGGACGTCGCCGGCCTGGCTGCCGCGCACGGCGGCGAGGACAAGCTGGTCGCGCGCCTGGACGCGGTGTTCGACGCAAAGGTCGACCCGAAGATCTTCGAGCACATGGAAGACATCACCGGCCTGATCGGCTGGTACGCGCACGGCAACGAACCCAGCCACCACGTCGCCTACCTGTACGCGTACGCCGGCCAGCCGTGGCGGACCCAGGAGCGCCTGGGGCAGATCATGGCCACGCAGTACGCAGCGCGCCCGGATGGGCTGGCGGGCAACGACGACCTGGGGCAGATGTCGGCCTGGTACGTGTTCACCGCGCTGGGCTTCTACCCGGTCGCGCCGGCCAGCAACGAGTACATCATCGGCCGGCCGTTCCTGCCGCGCGCGAGCCTCAACCTGCCCAATGGCAAGCGCTTCACGGTAGTAGCCGAAGGGATTGATGCAGCCCATCCGTACATCGGCAAGGCGATGCTCAACGGCAAGCCGCTGGAGCGCGCCTTCATCCGCCACGAGGAAATCATGGCCGGCGGCGAGCTTCACTTCACGATGCAGGCGCAGCCGGACAAGGCATGGGCGACGGGGGCGGCGCAGCGGCCGTACTCGATGTCCGCCGGACGTTGACACCGCGGCGGCCTCGCCCGACGGGCGAGCCGTCCAAAGCAGGAGCCGTGCAAAAGCAGGAGCCGTCCAAAAGCATGGACTGGTAAGATGCGCAGCCTACGGGCCTATAGCTCAACGGTTAGAGCAGGGGACTCATAATCCCTTGGTTCCAGGTTCGAATCCTGGTGGGCCCACCAAATCGAGCAGTCACGGTCATCTCGCAAAGCCCTTGGGCTTGTTCGCCTCGATCTTTCGCTGGAGCTGCGTGCGCAGCCTCCGCTGACTATGCCGTCCCAGTAACTATTGCCGCGCGATCATCGTTCGATACACCGGTCACAAGGAAATCCGATGAAGATCAAACCCACGGACAAGGTGAACTATCCGCCCAGATGGAAGGACTACGAGGCCAATGTGCCGTCGGGCCTCCCTCAGATGGGTTTTGGAAAGGACACAACAGTCGGAGATCTAAACCGGTTTGGTGCGCGCTATAGGGCAGCGAAGTCGTTCAAACATGCCGACTTCGCTGTCCTTGGCGACAGTACCGTTCACGGCTATACGGCCCTTATCAAGCTACAGCTCAGTTACTCCGCATTCGAGCATCTTCTGGGCTGCTTGGGATGGGGGCAAAAGGACGCGGAGGGGGCTCTGCCCGCTGGCGAGCAGGACCGCGTCATGGAAAAGCTGCGCGGCATCGAAGGTGACGAGAAGTTCTTTCGGGCCGCCGCCGACCATCTCGACGGCGACAAGCGCTTCGTCGAGGACTATCTTGCCGGCAAATCGGTGAATCCGGCCGCGCTGGCGGGTGCGATTCGCCATGCGTTCGCCCACGGCAAACTCACGCCTGGGGCGGGAGGCAATGATGGAGCCTGTCCCGGGTGTTGCTTCGTCCTGGTCAAATTCCTCGGCGTTTTCATGGATCGGGAGTTCATTGCGCGAGTAGGCAAGTTGGACCGTTCGCCGGAGTGAGAAGCCGTGTGTGGCTACGACCCAGAGCGGGCATGGGGTAATCCGGCTGATGTCCCAGAAGCGATACGCAAGCCAGGGGGTTCGGCGCGGTTCCGGCACTTGATACCCGTGCCGGCGATACACAACGCCACCCAGCAGCCCGCCGGCAATCGGTGCATCCCAGAACAGCCAAAGCTGCGTCATCACGACACGGCCCTCCAATAGCGCCACGCCTGTCGAACGCGCCGCGTTAACCGACGTATTCGTCACCGCGATTCTGATCAGTTGGATCAGCGTCACTGCATCAAGTCGTTCCCACACTCGTGGCAGATATGAAGTGGGTGGCACGCGAAAAGAATGACCGGGACGCGGCACAGGTTGGACAGGGAAGTGGCCGCGTGCCGCATTGGAAGCAGGCTAGCGCGTCTGCCACCGCGTGGCCCGCTAAACCTTGATCCACAACGTCTCCGCCAAGGCCTTGCTCACCGGAGCCCCGCGGCGCGGGCTGATCTCGCCCTCGTCCAACAGGTCGGGGCGGAAGTCGCGGGCGGGAAGATTCAACTTCGGAATCAGCACGCTGCCGGCCGCGGGCACATGCCGCTTCGCGCCGATCGCTTCGAGCTGATCCTTGACGAACTCGCGTGCCTGGGTCTGCGCGTCCTTCACCGCGTCCGACGCAGTCGCCTCCACGTTTCCGGCGCGAGCCGGTGCGGTGAAGTAGTTCAGCGTGAACGTGCCAACGGCGATCAGGACGCTCCTCACGACCTGATCCGCCGTCACGCCCGGTTTCAGGGTGACGACCCCGTTGGCGTCCTTCTGCACGAAGCGGTTGATCGTGTCCAGCGCGACCTTCACCCGCGCTTCGTCCTGCTTGGTATGCGGTCCGGAGAATCCGTGGACGGCGGGCACCCAGATGCCGGTGTTCATGGCCGTCGGGTGCTGCATCTGGACCTGACTGTTGATGGTGTTGCCGTCCTTGAGCTTGAACCCCGACCAACGCGTGGGGAATCGGACGCTCGAGAAATCGTCGACGACATTCTTCAATCGTGCCATCTCGACGTTGCTCAGGTTGCGCTTATCGAGTTGTATCAGCAGGTCGCGCACATAAGAGGTCCTGACGAACTCGTCCTGCGCTTCCCAGAGCCCACGGTAGAAGTCGTCGAATTTCCCCTTCATACCGGGATTCATCTGCAGCTCGAGCTTGGCGATGGCCTTTTTCGGGTCGTGCGCCTTCAACGTGTTTTGGACAGGTACCACCTTGCTGATGGGTTTCTTCAGCAGCGCATGCATAACCCGCGCGCTCTTCTCGGTCTGCGTGGCGCGTTGCCGGGGCGTGTACCGCTCGCGGTACTGCGGTGGGACCAGCTCCTTCGATTGCTTCGGCACGATTGCTCCTCGTTCGGAAGCCGCTGCGGCGCGCGTGGCACCGCAGCGTTCTGGAATCACGACACAACGATGGCGGCCAGGCAGTAACGGGCGGTCGCAGGCGGCGGCGACTCAGCGGTCGAAACCGTCACCTTGATCTCGTTAAGCCCGACCTTCAGGTAATCGCAGAAATCCTCGGCCATGTAGTCGACGGAACGCAGGATGATCTGCGTGCGGTTGCTCATGCCGCCCACGCCCTGTTTCGCGTCCACGTACTGCGCAGGCAGATCGAACTCGTTGACCTTGATGTCGAGCCGGACGGCGGCAGCATCGTGCTTCCAGTGCTTCAGGTACAGCGACACCTCACCCACCGTGTCGGTCACCTTGAACGCCAGGTGGTAGGTCGCTGGCGTCGTCGCCACATCGGCCACCATGCCCGCCGTGAAGCCCTTGGCGACGCACAGCAGTGTGTTCGTCGGGGAGGTGACCGTCAGTGGCGTGGTGGTCGGAAAGCGCTTCGCCGGCAACTTCTCCAGATTAAGGCTGGCATCGTTGCGCCCGGGCACTAACGCATTGAGCGCAAGGCATTCCAGCTCCCACCAGGTCAGCGTGAATTCCTTCGTGTCCCGCGCCGGCGTGCTCAGCTTGAACGCCAGCGAGTATGGCGGGCTGGTCCCGGTGCGCTCGTGCGAGCCCAGCATGTACGCCGTGTCGACCGACAGGGCGACCAGCGGCGTGTCCATGTCCACATTCTCCTCAGTGGGCGTGAAGCTCCAGTCCGAAGTGAAGGTGAAATCCGTCCCGAACAGCGACAGCTGCGAGGGCGGCAGTACGCAGTCGTCGATCAGCATCCGATCGAGGATGGGGCGCGGCATTTCGATATCGCCCGTACCACCGGTGACGCTGCGGAACTGCAGCACGTCCCAGGGGTACTCCTGCGCGCACACCCAGCCCGCCTGCAGGTTCGTCTGGTTCGACGAGGCGTAGATGCCCCAGTCCTTGATGCTGAAGGAATCGACATTGCCCAGTTGCTGACCGGTGCTGGTGCCGCTGGCCTGCGCGTTCTCCCGGCTCTGCGCCTCGGCGTAGGCGTGCTCGTAGCTGAAGCCGACCGACCACATCGGCATGTCCATCATCACCCCTCCCTGCACGTTGACGCCGAAGGAGTTGGTCTGCGAAGTACTCGAACCGACCGACTGCTGGGTCGAGTTGGTCAACTGTTGATCGTGCGAGTCGCTGCGCGAGGTGTTGATCGCGGAGTTGACCGTGATGGGCGCGTACGACAGCAGGCGAAAGTTGTTTTTCTCCGCCGCGACTTTCGATGTCAGCGTCTTGGTGAAGCTGAACAATGCGGGGTAGTCCTTGTACTCGGTCATCGGGCCCGGATTGATGTTGATGCCCTTGGGGTTGTAGATCGACACCTTCAGCGCAGCGCGGATCAGGTACACCACTCTGGACTCGAGGTTGACCGTCGAGATCCGCTTGAACACGAACAGCTTCAGGCGCACGTCGCCGTTGGCGCTGAGCGAGTACGGATAATCCTGCGCATGCAGCTCGGAGGTCATGACCCACGCTCCAGTTCGATCGCGATCGATTCGGGCGGCACGTAGGTGCCCGGGATCAGCTGCGGCGCTGTGCCGTAGCCGCCGCCGTCCTGGCCCTTGGTGCCGGGGCTGCCCATCAGGCCGGTGTTGCCGTCCTTTCCGCGGGAACTGCCGTGACCGC
Above is a genomic segment from Lysobacter sp. S4-A87 containing:
- a CDS encoding GH92 family glycosyl hydrolase; the encoded protein is MPRLARQTTPSPAVPRRLFLLSALCTWAMAGMVVAAPATRPDAAAARAYASVDPFIGTGGEGHTFPGAVVPFGMVQLSPDTQIKSRKEGYGWAAGYRYDDNTITGFSHTHFSGTGHSDLGDVLVMPIAGEVKLERGDASKPGSGYMSRFSHDGEIAQPGYYAVTLQDYAIRAELTASARVGVHRYRFPKGKPAHVLVDLRTSMYDYPGKVQWSRLRLRSDDTVTGFRETRGWAPGRQLYFAMRFSQPVSGHQFHDTEQDVPYKGFPPPGEKDPRQRAQIEGRQLVGAFDFDAAAGKSMVVKVAISPVSEDSAIANLDAEVPGFDFDGVRSAAKAQWMQALGAVDIDAPEAQRRSFYTALYHTLMGPSLFMDSDGRYRGPDNAVHQAKGFTHYSTFSLWDTYRALHPLLTLVQPEQRNNDFVNSLLASHDHSPYGVLPVWAFHGQETWCMIGYHAVPVIADAYMKGIRGYDTDKALKAMVDSASYGPYDGIAQYMQLGYVPIDEEGEAASKTLEYAFDDWTIARMAESMGNKDVADRFGKRAANWRHAFDEKTGFMRARKRDGSFREPFDATASGYGSDYTEGNAWQYSWYVPQDVAGLAAAHGGEDKLVARLDAVFDAKVDPKIFEHMEDITGLIGWYAHGNEPSHHVAYLYAYAGQPWRTQERLGQIMATQYAARPDGLAGNDDLGQMSAWYVFTALGFYPVAPASNEYIIGRPFLPRASLNLPNGKRFTVVAEGIDAAHPYIGKAMLNGKPLERAFIRHEEIMAGGELHFTMQAQPDKAWATGAAQRPYSMSAGR
- a CDS encoding AGE family epimerase/isomerase produces the protein MSRIPPSPPDFRSQDFLRAHIAATMTFYHPRAIDPAGGFFHYFRDDGSVYDAAHRHLVSSTRFVFNYAMAAREFGNAEYLDVARHGLRYLREVHRDPRSGGYAWTIRDGVAEDRTNHCYGVAFVLLAYSTALKAGISEAAPWMDETWELLESRFWEPAHGLYRDEADADWNFSSYRGQNANMHMCEAMLAAFEASGQPRYLERALALADHMTRRQAAHAGGLVWEHYDRDWNIDWDYHRDDPKHLFRPWGFQPGHQTEWSKLLLILDSHLRERGVAAPWLRERAAHLFDTAVTASWDARHGGLFYGFSPEAGHPVCDHDKYFWVQAESLAAAARLAQATGDDRYWDWYQRLWDYAWRYFIDHDQGAWYRILDRNNRKYSDEKSPAGKTDYHTMGACYDVLHLLRAHAPETDA
- a CDS encoding carbohydrate kinase, encoding MSAVNGRTAIACFGEALIDFLAVPPVAGQPRQFAEYAGGAPANVAAAVARLGGNSRFVGMLGADMFGEFLMSQLRAMGVDTRYAVHTSAARTALAFVSLDADGERSFSFYRPPAADLLFREEHFDPTCFDDAAVLHVCSNSLTEADIAATTLAGMRLAREAGAMVSMDLNLRPSLWPEGVDPAPRLWDALAQADLVKLCRSEADFLIRRAGDEKAMLRRLWQGHAKCVLITDGGQPVRWFTRDADGVAPTFAVTVIDTTAAGDAFVGALLHRLVERGAGADSLVTLLDDRVALTDALRHAAAGGALATTRHGAFAAMPGRDDLDQLLRPIARTEP
- a CDS encoding glycoside hydrolase family 47 protein, with the protein product MTNLRPLLLSLLLFPTVGVEASPTLKKPATPPVLTQAQAAQSAERVKAEFLHAWRGYREHALGHDGLKPLSNAPHDWYGQSLLMTPVDALDTMILMGLDDEARDARELIATQLSFDRDIDVKHFEIVIRLLGGLLSGYQLSGDERLLKLAEDLGTRMLPAFDSPTGLPYVYVNLRTGKAHGNDSNPAEAGTLLLEYGTLSKLTGNPVFYDKAKRALVATYERRSKIGLVGERFDVESGKWTQTRSHVGARIDSYYEYLWKCWKLFGDRDCLAMWKTSIAAANRYYPDEVNGALWVGHVDMNTGKRLGSLYGALDAFYPGLLAYSGDVDRARRLQASSFTMWRVHGIEPEQYDYRKGEVTHAGYPLRPEIIESAWYLHRLTGDKQYQAMGQEMFEDFVRYTRTDSGFATLKSVVTKEKEDDMESFVLAETFKYFYLLFAPAKTLDPGKVVLNTEAHPLRRTWK
- a CDS encoding LacI family DNA-binding transcriptional regulator, translated to MTPPVRPRARVTLADIANACDLSRATISLVLRGSPLVNAETRARVEAELKRQRYVYHRGAANLRRNVSSTVALVINDLSNPFFAEFAAGVDEALAAAGYVTLLGSTGESAERQQTVLASLLEHDPAGIILSPAEGSDGARLRGLLGVHTPTLVFNRELGADWDFLSLDNVRGARMATEHLLAQGHRRIAFFGGHQDSSSCHQRREGYREALVAAGITPEPQWLVECAPTRLEAARQTGALFVRDPAPTAAVCYNDAVALGLMAGLATRGRRAGHDFAVTGFDDIPEAAVSAPPLTTVAVDPRARGRQAAELILQRLRDPSAPSTATIAPVQLKLRASSLNASPGDNA
- a CDS encoding sugar MFS transporter produces the protein MSRRNLSSTAAIAVLTTIFFTWGALTSLNDVLIPHLKAVFEMNYAQTMLIQFTFFSTYLLMSLPAGKVVSLFGYKHSIVIGLCVAGAGALLFFPAARIPSYPLFLFALFVLASGITLLQVSANPYIALLGDGQTASSRLTLAQALNSLGHTLGPLLVGPLILSGVVIGGAELALMTEAQQTAYRVTQAESVQMPYVGIALGLFLLAAFVVVFRLPALTEATERADDRRHTFAEALRHGHLRFGVAAIFLYVGAEVAIGSFLINYITDARIGAISEASAARYVAWYWGAAMVGRFIGSALLRRIEPRILLGLFAMVAIALLSTTMLNEGPVAMWSVIAIGLFNSIMFPTIFTLGIDGLGPLTSKASSLLVMAIVGGAVVPLLQGVLADRIGIQHAFVLPLLCYVYIAWYGFRGARRAETTVLAPAVTTP